Proteins from one Podospora pseudocomata strain CBS 415.72m chromosome 4, whole genome shotgun sequence genomic window:
- a CDS encoding hypothetical protein (EggNog:ENOG503P086; COG:O) has product MPRPKRPVLPSDFESDDERVDDLTTDEPPTIDPYEVLSLERNATLDQIKSAYRKSALKHHPDKATPENQSSAKEKFHEIAFAYAILSDPVRRQRYDETGSTSEAVVDSEGFSWTEFYAAQYQDAISEEAIEAFREKYKGSEEEKEDLLAAYEEFEGDMDGVYESVMLSDVIEDDERFRKIIDEAIEQGEVEAYKNYTRETKKSRQQRQKNAKKEEKEADELAKELGVYDKLRGVGKGKKGGKKEDDQAGLAALIQRNQKNRMNMFDQLAEKYGAKPEKKGKKRVVEEPDVDEEAFQKLQADMMKKAKKRKA; this is encoded by the coding sequence ATGCCCCGCCCAAAACGCCCAGTCCTCCCCTCCGACTTCGAGTCCGACGACGAGAGAGTCGACGacctcaccaccgacgaGCCCCCAACCATTGACCCCTACGAGGTCCTCTCCCTCGAGCGCAATGCCACCCTCGATCAAATAAAGTCTGCCTATCGAAAATCAGCCCTAAAGCACCACCCAGACAAAGCCACTCCCGAGAATCAATCCTCTGCCAAGGAAAAGTTCCACGAAATCGCATTTGCCTACGCCATCCTCTCCGACCCTGTGCGTCGGCAGCGCTATGATGAAACCGGCTCGACCTCTGAAGCAGTCGTAGACTCGGAAGGCTTCAGCTGGACAGAGTTCTACGCCGCACAATACCAAGATGCCATCTCCGAAGAGGCCATTGAGGCGTTCCGCGAGAAATATAAGGGGAgcgaagaggagaaggaggatttACTAGCGGCAtacgaggagtttgagggtgaTATGGACGGGGTGTATGAGAGTGTGATGCTGAGCGATGTTatcgaggatgatgagaggtTCAGGAAGATAATTGACGAGGCGATCGAAcaaggggaggtggaggcttATAAGAATTATACCAGGGAGACAAAAAAGTCACGACAGCAAAGGCAGAAGAATGcgaagaaggaagaaaaggaggcgGATGAACTGGCGAAGGAATTGGGCGTGTATGATAAACTGagaggggttgggaaggggaagaagggcgggaagaaggaggatgatcAGGCAGGGCTGGCAGCACTGATTCAGAGGAATCAGAAGAATAGGATGAACATGTTTGATCAGTTGGCGGAGAAGTATGGGGCGAAGCcagagaagaaagggaagaagagggtggtggaggagccggatgtcgatgaggaggcgTTTCAGAAGCTGCAGGCGGATatgatgaagaaggccaagaagaggaaggcttAG
- a CDS encoding hypothetical protein (COG:F; EggNog:ENOG503P5Y9), with translation MTDIQPADHKGYMQLALEQAKKSPPKPTNYRVGAVIVDTASNEILATGYTLELPGNTHAEQCCLLKLAEKHGVSEENLGDVLPTNLALYTTVEPCSKRLSGNLPCVERVKRLAGCIKTVHVGILEPETFVAENTGKKSLQDAGIQVVAVEGFEKDILEVATAGHIKS, from the coding sequence ATGACCGACATCCAGCCCGCTGACCACAAAGGCTACATGCAGCTCGCGCTGGAGCAAGCCAAgaaatcaccaccaaaacccacaaacTACCGGGTTGGTGCTGTCATCGTGGATACAGCCTCCAACGAGATCCTCGCAACTGGTTACACCTTGGAGCTTCCGGGTAACACCCATGCCGAACAGTGCTGTCTCTTGAAGCTGGCCGAGAAACATGGTGTCTCTGAAGAGAATCTGGGAGATGTCTTGCCGACAAACCTGGCCTTGTACACCACAGTCGAGCCATGCTCCAAGCGGCTGAGCGGGAACCTCCCCTGTGTGGAAAGAGTCAAGAGGCTGGCGGGTTGTATCAAGACAGTCCATGTCGGTATTTTGGAGCCCGAGACCTTTGTCGCCGAGAACACGGGCAAGAAGAGTCTCCAAGATGCAGGCATTCAAgttgttgccgttgaggGCTTCGAGAAAGATATCCTCGAGGTTGCCACGGCCGGACATATCAAAAGCTGA
- a CDS encoding hypothetical protein (EggNog:ENOG503P8AF): MKASWHTQTLLWAATTTALVARDPELYHYQPCTGDYCYDVSSLEPRFFPELESERLRISYGPFTTPPSHENNGHFKTYFRTNPPCYDCYLTAVKATLQYPNGTTANTNTSLWLHHVAIMNLVQSSTTCPDGAEIVFASGNERTEAKISLDGTVSAGYYINPHDLLFLLPELMNTAHITQEAVIAVDYEFVPLSDLSVEAGMKKVTPVWLDVDGTCSPDAGAVTVPRGVGERFGLEMEPAWRSDISGDIVYVVGRVHDGGTGVEVRRNGGVVCDGRAKYGETEGYISDEGHSGGYRYGDDGRVDRRQWRALGKGKSRGKKKGKGKGTVPDYDDGDEELSTPPRQGLHISSISTCTLPGRIEKGDEWTVKANYDFTKHAPMVHGGGLAPVMGISLMYVVEDAQ, encoded by the exons ATGAAGGCATCGTGGCATACGCAAACACTACTATGGGcggcaaccaccacagccctGGTAGCCCGTGATCCTGAGCTATATCATTATCAACCATGCA CTGGGGATTACTGCTACGACGTCTCTTCTCTCGAACCACGATTCTTCCCTGAGCTGGAGTCTGAACGCCTCCGAATCTCCTACggccccttcaccacccccccatctcACGAGAACAACGGCCATTTCAAAACCTACTTccgcaccaaccccccatgcTACGACTGCTACCTCACCGCCGTCAAAGCGACCCTCCAGTACCCCAACGGCACAACCGCCAACACAaacacctccctctggcTGCACCACGTAGCAATCATGAACCTAGTCcagtcctccaccacctgcccagACGGAGCAGAGATCGTATTCGCGAGCGGGAATGAGAGGACCGAGGCAAAGATCTCGCTTGATGGGACGGTATCCGCGGGGTATTATATCAATCCCCACGATCTGTTGTTCCTCTTGCCTGAACTGATGAACACAGCCCACATCACACAGGAAGCGGTCATTGCGGTTGATTATGAGTTTGTTCCTTTGTCCGATCTGTCTGTTGAGgctgggatgaagaaggtcACGCCGGTATGGCTGGATGTAGACGGGACTTGCTCGCCTGATGCGGGAGCTGTCACGGTGCCGAGGGGGGTAGGGGAGAGGTTTGGTCTGGAGATGGAGCCGGCTTGGAGGAGTGATATAAGTGGGGATATTGTGTATGTCGTGGGGCGTGTCCACGAtggggggacgggggtggaggtgaggaggaatgggggggttgtttgtgaTGGGAGGGCGAAGTATGGGGAGACGGAGGGGTATATCTCTGACGAAGGTCATTCAGGAGGCTACCGGtatggagatgatggtcgTGTTGATAGAAGGCAGTGGAGAGCTCTAGGGAAAGGGAAGAGCagggggaagaaaaagggaaaaggCAAGGGGACAGTGCCTGAttatgatgatggtgacgaggagCTTTCCACTCCTCCGAGACAGGGTCTTCACATCTCCAGTATCAGCACTTGCACCCTCCCAGGCCGGATCGAGAAGGGAGACGAGTGGACTGTCAAGGCGAACTATGACTTTACGAAGCACGCGCCGATGGTACACGGGGGAGGGTTGgcgccggtgatggggatAAGTCTGATGTATGTTGTAGAAGATGCGCAGTGA
- a CDS encoding hypothetical protein (EggNog:ENOG503NW2F), which yields MVPLSNPIWYILENYIYALPPPPPRIRTKPLEVICVGLPRSGTESLQHALLTLGYDHTYHGWDIIYEEPNYAQEWVKLCRKKWFGPPSGRTTFTPLDFDPLIGHSTALTDAAASVFAAELIQAYPSAKVILNHRPDEDAWHNSISTTIARGESLWHLWLMSWTSGPCFWSWHVYLRFMWPGLFRCLDGNVERGVKGNGRWVAREHYAMVRGLVPKERLLEWSVEDGWGRLCEFLEKEVPKEEFPHVNAAKGWVGHERRLARRYILGALRNVGVGVAVVVGLWYLCKEILGLRVMMVV from the exons atggTACCCCTAAGCAACCCAATCTGGTACATCCTCGAAAACTACATCTAcgccctccctcctcccccccctcgcaTCCGCACAAAACCCCTAGAAGTAATCTGCGTCGGCCTCCCCAGAAGCGGCACCGAATCCCTCCAGcacgccctcctcaccctcggctACGACCACACCTACCACGGCTGGGACATCATCTACGAAGAACCGAACTACGCCCAAGAATGGGTCAAGCTCTGCCGCAAGAAATGGTTCGGCCCCCCTTCCGGCCGCACaaccttcacccccctcgacTTTGACCCCCTCATCGGCCActccaccgccctcaccgacgccgccgcctccgtctTCGCCGCCGAGCTCATCCAAGCCTACCCCTCCGCAAAAGTAatcctcaaccaccgcccGGACGAAGACGCCTGGCACAACagcatctccaccaccatcgcccgCGGCGAGTCCCTCTGGCACCTCTGGCTCATGTCCTGGACTTCGGGACCCTGTTTTTGGAGCTGGCACGTCTATCTCCGTTTCATGTGGCCCGGTTTGTTTAGGTGTTTGGACGGGAATGTGGAAAGGGGTGTCAAAGGAaatgggaggtgggtggctAGGGAACATTACGCCATGGTTCGGGGGTTGGTACCCAAGGAGAGGCTGCTGGAGTGGAGCGTGGAGGATGGGTGGGGGCGGCTTTGCGAGTTTTTGGAAAAGGAGGTTCCGAAGGAGGAGTTTCCTCATGTTAATGCTGCCaaggggtgggttgggcatgagaggaggttggcgaggaggtatATACTGGGGGCGTTGAGGAatgtgggggtgggggtggcggttgtgg ttgggttgtggtATCTTTGCAAAGAAAtattggggttgagggtgatgatggttgttTGA
- a CDS encoding hypothetical protein (COG:U; EggNog:ENOG503P570) — protein sequence MSQNTFHQFIKFSTDAYGLERTLRFLQSLTQLLLSYPSLPLAFLPFLGFPAEKIPRTLSPRKKLTLTELKSRLSLGRRYFRLFRFLESFSQAFDKYIEASAKSKAEGKPPSSGAKKAKAGLAVGLLLGGVGIEKWLEILSKSFNGVYYCAETATFVDELKVDGLGVWGRELARKVMKEGNRMWFFALILAVLAGGWKVGRLGAEIAQTRREVRHLEKEVRRERSAAGPTLVKPPPPQTSSRSKGGHGGWEEQQQQWREQETRLGRVRVGEEKLEELRTKLDKLLDTRYKAGRRAVADVLDMAVPGKAVGWVPFSTGAVSALMLASTWLTGLEVWEKCGESVAKSEAKGEAKAKPKSE from the coding sequence ATGTCACAAAACACCTTCCACCAATTCATCAAATTCTCCACCGACGCCTACGGCCTCGAACGCAccctccgcttcctccaATCCCTCACCCAGCTTTTACTTTCttacccctccctccccctggccttcctccccttcctcggcttccCCGCCGAGAAAATCCCCcgcaccctctcccctcgAAAGAAACTCACCCTCACCGAACTCAAATCCCGGCTCTCCCTGGGGCGGCGCTACTTCCGCCTCTTCCGCTTCCTAGAGTCCTTCTCCCAAGCCTTTGATAAATACATCGAGGCCTCGGCAAAGTCGAAAGCGGAAGGGAAGCCACCATCCTCGGGCGCAAAAAAGGCCAAAGCCGGGCTGGCAGTCGGCCTCCTCCTAGGCGGCGTCGGCATCGAGAAATGGCTAGAGATACTGAGCAAATCCTTCAACGGGGTCTATTACTGTGCTGAGACGGCCACGTTTGTTGACGAGCTCAAGGTCGACGGGCTGGGGGTCTGGGGCAGGGAGCTTGCAAGGAAGGTGATGAAGGAAGGGAACAGGATGTGGTTTTTTGCGTTGATTCTGGCTGTTCTCGCCGGGGGTTGGAAGGTCGGCAGGTTGGGGGCCGAGATTGCgcagacgaggagggaggtgaggcatcttgagaaggaggtgaggagggaaagaagTGCCGCAGGGCCGACGCTGGTGaagccccctcctccccagacgAGTAGCAGGTCGAAGGGGGGCcacggggggtgggaggagcagcagcagcagtggagGGAGCAGGAGACGAGGTTGgggcgggtgagggttggggaggaaaAGTTGGAGGAGTTACGGACAAAGTTGGACAAGTTGTTGGACACGAGGTATAAGGCGGGGAGGCGGGCGGTGGCGGATGTGTTGGATATGGCTGTGCCAGGGAAGGCGGTGGGGTGGGTGCCGTTTTCGACGGGGGCGGTGTCggcgttgatgttggcgagtACGTGGttgacggggttggaggtttgggagaAGTGCGGGGAGAGTGTTGCCAAGTCGGAGGCGAAGGGGGAGGCGAAGGCTAAGCCGaagagtgagtga